In one window of Bos taurus isolate L1 Dominette 01449 registration number 42190680 breed Hereford chromosome 15, ARS-UCD2.0, whole genome shotgun sequence DNA:
- the DCUN1D5 gene encoding DCN1-like protein 5 isoform X3: MCDCTEKLQNKFDFLRSQLNDISSFKNIYRYAFDFARDKDQRSLDIDTAKSMLALLLGRTWPLFSVFYQYLEQSKYRVMNKDQWYNVLEFSRTVHADLSNYDEDGAWPVLLDEFVEWHKVRQAS, from the exons gtgTGACTGCACAGAAAAGTTACAGAACAAATTTGACTTTTTGCGCTCACAGTTGAATGATATTTCTTCGTTTAAGAATATTTACAGATATGCCTTTGATTTTGCAAGG gATAAAGATCAGAGAAGCCTTGATATTGATACTGCTAAGTCTATGTTAGCTCTTCTCCTTGGGAGGACATGGCCACTGTTTTCAGTATTTTACCAGTACCTAgag CAATCAAAGTATCGCGTTATGAACAAAGATCAGTGGTACAATGTGTTAGAATTCAGTAGAACAGTCCATGCCGATCTTAGTAACTATGATGAAGATGGTGCTT ggCCTGTTCTTCTTGATGAATTTGTTGAGTGGCATAAAGTTCGTCAAGCATCATAG